Genomic window (Candidatus Methylomirabilis tolerans):
TGAGCCCGTCAAAGACCTCCATCTCACTGCCGGTAATCAGCGTACTCATGGCGCCGGGCTTCACCGTCAAACCGTGCTGCTCAAACATTCGGAGCATCTGGTCGATGGCCGGAGACAGATGGGGTTGTCTAAGCGGATACAGGCTGACCTGTGCCGCAATCCTTGTCATGCGATGCCCTCTTCTTCCTGCGACCCATCAAGCGACACGGCCATCCCGATGAAGCCGCCCCACGGAAGCGGAAGGTCCGGCACCGCCTCGATGGGCCAGAGAGTTGTGCGCCAGGCCGTGGCTCGAACTCGTCGTCCGCCTGCTCGGCGAGCCAGGCGCTCAAGTTCTCGGACGCTAAAACACCGTGCTGTTGCCCACAGGTTCTCGCCGAACAACCGCCG
Coding sequences:
- a CDS encoding Ykof family thiamine-binding protein — translated: MTRIAAQVSLYPLRQPHLSPAIDQMLRMFEQHGLTVKPGAMSTLITGSEMEVFDGLKEAFLWTMSQGETVMVVTLSNACSGLDTPEDTGPRDR